In one Brevibacillus choshinensis genomic region, the following are encoded:
- a CDS encoding xanthine phosphoribosyltransferase, translating into MKELQERIIRDGKVLSASVLKVDAFLNHQVDPQLTMKIGERFAELFRDQNVTKVVTIEASGIHFALAASFALGVPFIYAKKKKAVTLTEEVYSAPVHSFTRQETYQISVSKQYLQAEDRVLIVDDFLATGAALVGLTQIIKDAGAHLVGIGAVIEKSFQEGRGLLEKEGIRIESLARIQSMSPGEIHFIEPAATHA; encoded by the coding sequence ATGAAAGAACTACAAGAGCGCATCATCCGTGACGGGAAGGTATTATCTGCATCCGTATTAAAAGTGGACGCTTTCTTGAATCACCAGGTAGATCCACAGCTGACGATGAAGATCGGCGAAAGATTTGCCGAGCTGTTTCGTGATCAGAATGTGACCAAAGTCGTGACGATTGAAGCAAGCGGAATCCACTTTGCTCTGGCGGCCTCTTTTGCGCTGGGCGTTCCCTTTATTTACGCGAAAAAGAAAAAGGCGGTTACCTTGACCGAGGAAGTGTATTCGGCACCTGTGCACTCCTTTACGAGACAGGAAACGTACCAAATCAGCGTCTCCAAACAATATTTGCAAGCGGAGGATCGCGTGTTGATCGTCGACGATTTCCTGGCTACTGGCGCCGCTCTGGTAGGACTTACGCAAATCATCAAGGACGCGGGAGCACATCTCGTCGGAATTGGTGCCGTGATTGAAAAGAGCTTTCAGGAAGGTCGAGGATTGTTGGAGAAAGAGGGCATCCGCATTGAGTCCCTGGCTCGAATCCAGTCTATGTCTCCAGGTGAGATTCATTTTATTGAACCAGCTGCAACACACGCTTAA